ACCCACTTCCTCGGCGCGGAGGGCGTGGCCGACCTCGGGCCGCTGGCCGCCGCCGCGTTTCTCGCCACGCTGCCCTCTCTCCTCCTCTTCGCCTTCATCCAGCGGCGGATCACCGGCGGGATGACAGCCGGGGCGGTGAGGGGCTGATGCGCCGCGCCCTGACCCGGCGGGCCGCAGCGGCCGCCACCGTCCTCGCCCTCCTCCTCACCGGTTGCTCGTCCGCCGATGACGGGCGCGACGCCGACGGCACCATCCGGCTCAGGTTCCAGTCGCTGGCCTGGCAGAAGGAGTCCGTGGACGCCAACAAGCAGCTGGTGGAGGAGTGGAACGCCGCCCATCCCGGCGTACAGGTGGACTATGTCCAGGGCAGCTGGGACAACGTCCACGACCAGCTGCTCACCTCCTTCGAGGGCGGCGAGGCGCCCGACATCATCCACGACGCCTCCGACGACCTCGCCGACTTCGCGTACGGCGGCTACCTCACCGATCTCCGCCCCCTCCTGCCCGAGCGGCTGAAGGCCGACATCCCCGAGCAGTCCTGGCGCACCACCACCTTCGACGGCGGGGTCTACGGAGTTCCGTTCCTCCAGGAGCCCCGCGTGCTGATCGCCAACACGAAGCTGTTGAAGGCCTCGGGCGTGCGGATCCCGACGCCGGAGCGGCCCTGGAGCTGGGCGGAGTTCCGCCAGGTCAGCAAGGAGCTGACGGGCACAGGGCGTTACGGGGTCGCCTGGCCGCTCAAGGAACCCGTCTCCGTCACCCTCAACCTGGGCCTCTCCGGCGGCGGGCAGCTCTTCCACCGCGACCCGGACGGCAAGGCCGAGCTGCGCTTCGAGGAGGGCGACCGGGTGGTGGCCGGCACCATCCGCGACCAGGTCAACTCCGACCGCAGCGCGGCCCGTACGGCGCTGGGGATGGGCGGCTCGGACGCCCTGCCCGGCTTCTTCGGCGGCCGGTACGCCATGCTCCCGCTCGGCTTCGCCTACCGCCAGCAGATCGTCGAACAGGCCCCCGAAGGGTTCGCGTGGACGGTCCTGCCCGCCCCGGCGGGCAGCGGAGGGCTGACCCAGGGGGTGAGCCCGCAGACCCTCTCCGTCGCCGAGGACAGCCCGCACAAGCAAGAGGCCGTCGCCTTCATCGACTTCCTGCTGCGGCCACCGAACATGGTCCGCCTGGCCCGGGGCGACTGGATGCTCCCCACCGGCACCACCGCCCTGGCCCACCCCTCCCTGCACACCGCCGACCACGGCTGGGCCACCGGGACGGCGCTCGCGCAGCACCTGCGCCCGGCGCCCGCGCAGACCGTCCGCGGCTACCCCGAGTGGAAGGACAAGGTGGCGACCCCGGCCCTCCAGGGGTTTTACAGCGGCGCGATCACCACCGATGAGCTGCGCAAACGGCTGGTCGATGACGGGAACCGGGTCCTGGCCCGCTATCAGCGCCGGTGGAGGGAATCGAACCGGCGCTGACGGGGAGACCGCAAAAGACTAGACGAGACGTTGCGTCTCGCTTACGGTGAGAGACATGACCGAATCGCCGCGTGCCCACATCGCCATGTTCTCCATCGCCGCCCACGGGCATGTGAACCCGAGCCTCGATGTCATCCGAGAGCTCGTCGGCCGTGGGTACCGCGTCAGCTACGCCATCCCCGCCCCGTTCGCCGGCAAGGTCGCGGCCACCGGC
This DNA window, taken from Streptomyces griseus subsp. griseus, encodes the following:
- a CDS encoding ABC transporter substrate-binding protein, whose product is MRRALTRRAAAAATVLALLLTGCSSADDGRDADGTIRLRFQSLAWQKESVDANKQLVEEWNAAHPGVQVDYVQGSWDNVHDQLLTSFEGGEAPDIIHDASDDLADFAYGGYLTDLRPLLPERLKADIPEQSWRTTTFDGGVYGVPFLQEPRVLIANTKLLKASGVRIPTPERPWSWAEFRQVSKELTGTGRYGVAWPLKEPVSVTLNLGLSGGGQLFHRDPDGKAELRFEEGDRVVAGTIRDQVNSDRSAARTALGMGGSDALPGFFGGRYAMLPLGFAYRQQIVEQAPEGFAWTVLPAPAGSGGLTQGVSPQTLSVAEDSPHKQEAVAFIDFLLRPPNMVRLARGDWMLPTGTTALAHPSLHTADHGWATGTALAQHLRPAPAQTVRGYPEWKDKVATPALQGFYSGAITTDELRKRLVDDGNRVLARYQRRWRESNRR